gggggtttcaccatgttggccaggatggtctcgatctattgacctcatgatccacccacctcagcctcccaaagtactgggattacagccttgagccactgtacccagccttatTTTCTTATAAGACATAACATTCCTCTCACATAGGTCAGAGCCCTATGCCAAATGTGAACTTCTTGATACCCTGGAGAATAAGAGGCCCTTTGCTCCTCTCTTACTCCGTATTACGTATCCCTTCAACCTGTTCCCAAGACTATCTGATAGTCATATATCCTTGTCTCATTTTGGCTAAATAATGCCCTTCCTCTATGATCTATTCTAGTAGAGTCTAATAGATCCAAGGGCTTCCAAACAGGTTCTGCACCCCTGAGAAGTATGCTTGGGGCCGTGTAGGGGAACAATAAAAGCATAAAGAAGAAGAAGGCCAAGTAGACAAGGCTTTGGGCTCACTACTCACAGCTACTCAGAGCAAGTctgtttttaagttattttatataCTGGTGTTTTGCAtaggattttattttgaaaaaagcgGGGGAGAGGAGTTCTGTTACTACAAAACAAACTGAAACCATTTATCTCAACTAAATATAAACTACATATGAGctagcaaaacaaaaacacattacaCAAAAATCTAATCTGAGAATTCAGGTTCCCTCTGGAAGTAGTCCAGAATTAAGAGGGCTCTTTAAGGAACTTATGAAACAGACTGTCACTCTAGAACCTAACTGAATCCAAACACCAAAGCTAGATCAGATGTACTCTATCTCCAaggataaacaaacaaaatactgcCTATCACATACTTACTCAAGTGCATTTACATCTCTGTGTACAGTAGACACAATGTTAGACATAATGGTTCCCAAATTGATACATGCTTCTGCCTTACCTTTCGATCATCAGGTACCAGGTCCTGAAGCACCTTCCTCTTGGGCCATTCCTTGGCCAGTTCAGCAGAGGCCAGCTCCTGCAGGTGGTATACAGCTATCTTGGCAGAACGTCTCTGAACTCGGCCCCCACTCTTTGACTCTAGGTTCATCTCCTTTAAGCACTCTGGCTGTCCTGACTCTGGAAAGAAGGATATCTGCAAAAATGAGACACAGCAAAACATAGGCCTGATAAGTGGCATCCATCACAGCCAGTGATTAAAGGCTGAGCTTCCTGCTCTAAATATCAAAAGAGCTATGTAGTAGATTGCTAACCACTAGCATCAAGTTCCACcatattaatgtatattttactgGTAAAAAAAGCTtcttagggccaggcatggtagctcactcctgtaatcccagcactttgggagaccaaggcgggtggatcatctgaggtcaggaggtggaaaccagcctggctaacgtggtgaaaccctgtctctactaaaaatataaaaattagctgggcatgatggcacacgcctgtagtcccagctactcgggaggctgaggcaggagaatcgcttgaaccagggaggtggaggctgcagtgagcgaagattgcgccattacactccagcctgggcgataaaagtgaaactctgtctcaaaaaaaaaaaaaaaaaaaggcttcttaGTGGTTAAAAGACACATTCGtatgcaaagagaaaaatcttaaccCATTCCtcacactatatataaaaattaactcaaaatggaccataGCCctaaatgtaaaagataaaactataaaacttctagaagttttatagcaAGGGAGAAAATGTGTGTGATCCTGTGTATGACGGTTTTTTGATGTGTCAAGTTGGCTGGGATACAGTCATCAGTCAATCAAACATAAATCTAAGTGTATtgatgtgaaggtattttgtaaatGTGATAAAAGTctataatcagttgactttaagtaagaCAGATCCAGCagaagaggaggcaggagagattCAAAGCATGAGAGACATCCAACCTGCTGTCTCTGACTTGAAGACAGCCATGAGCCAGGGAACGCAGGTGGCCTTTGGAAAGTGAGAATTCTTAGCCCACAGCAAATAAGAAAGGAACTCCTGCAACTGCACGGAACTGAATTCTTGAACAATCTGAATGAGTTTGGAAACATGTTCTCTCACTAGAGCTTCTAAAAAAGAACAGCCCTACCAACACTGATTCCAGCCTGGTGAGACTCTAAGCAGAGGAACCAGCTGAGGCATCCTGTAACTGGATTCCTGACCTAAAGAACTGTGAGGTAatcaatgtgtgttgttttaagccactcagtttgtggtgaTTCACAGTAGCAACAGAAAATTATACACtgagggccagacacagtggctcacacctgtaatcccagaactttgggaggctgaggcaggtggatcacctgaggttaggagttcaagaccagcctggccaacatggtgaaaccccatctcactaaaaatacaaaaattagccaggcacggtggcgggcacctgtaattcagctactcaggaggctgaggcaggagaatcacttgaacccaggaggtggaggttgcagtgagccaagattgcaccactgcactccagcctgggcaacagagcaagactctgtctcaagaaaaaaaaaagaaagaaaattatacattgagttaagcaaagatttcttagatataacaAAAGCATtatccataaagaaaaaatatataaatcaaactatatcaaaatttaaaactctgtTCTTCAAGagacaatgttaaaaaaaagataaagaacttGTATCCGGAATGATAAAAAACCCACAATATATCCCAAACTTAATAAGACAACAAAAATCTTCCCCCCAAAATGaacaaaggatttgaacagacacttcattaAAGACATACAAATCACCAGTAAGCACATGCAAAGATGGTCAACAAGATTAAGCAttgttagtcattagggaaatgaaaatttaaaccaCAGTAAAGTactactacatacctattagaatggatcaaaaaataaaattgacaataaTAAATGTAGACAAGGATGCAAAGCAACTGGAGTTCTCATACTtcgctggtgggaatgcaaaatggcacagccactttgggaaaCAATGCAGCAGTTTCTTATGAAGTTAAATATACATTaatcatatgacccagaaatctcattcctaagtatttacccaagggaaattaaaatttattttcacataaaaactttttgccaggtacagtggctcatgcctgtaatcccagcattctgggaggccaaggcaggcagatcacttgagcccaggagttcaagatcagcctggccaacatggcaaacacccatctctactacaaatacaaaaattagctgggcgtggtggcactcgcctataatcccagctacttgggaggctgaggtgggaggatggcttgagcccgggaggcagaggtagcagtgagccaaggtggcgccactacactccagcctgggcaaaagagcgagaccgtttcaaaaaaacaacacataacaatctttttgttttttgtttttgagtcagggtcttgctctgtcacccaggttggagtgcagtggcgccatctcggctcactgcaatctccacctcctgggctcaagccatcctcccgcctcaacctcccaagtagctggaactacaggcatgtaccacccacacccagctaatttttgtgttttctgtagagatggggtttcaccatgttgcccagctggtctcgaactcctgagctcaagcgatccacctgcatcagcctcccaaagtgctgggattacaggcatgagtcattgtgcccagcccaaaaacctttgtgaatgtttatagcagctttatttgtaatcgtcaaaaactagaaacaaccaaaTGTTCTTCAACTGGTAAGTAGATAAACAAACTTGAaacatccatacaatgaaatcctagtcagaaaaaaagaggaataaactAATGATACATGCAACACATGGATGAATCACAAATGGATTATggtaaatgaaagaagtcagactgAAAGGCTACACGCTGTATGGTtcaatttatatgacattctgaaaagggTAAAACTATAGGGTCAGAAaataaatcagtggttgccaggggctgtaGCTGGAGGAAAAGGCTGACTAAAAGGACACAAGTCAACTTGAGGTGGTGATAGAATtgtaaaacatcttttttttgttttgagacagagtctcactctgtcacccaggctggaatgcagtggtatgatcacagctctgcagcctcaaccttctgggttcaagtgatcctcccacctcagtttcccaagtactcgggactacaggtgtacaccaccatgcctggcttattttttcattttttgtagagacagggtctcactatgtagcccaacctggtctcaaactcctggggtcaggcaatccgcccacctcagcttcccaaagtgctgagattacaggtgtgagctaaggCACCCTGCCTAGTCTATGTGTTGAGTGTGATAGTGGTTACATGACTGGATACATGTGTCAAAATTCTTATAATTATGCACTAAAATGGTAAACATTACCATGTGCAAATTATATCTTAACAAatgactctaaaaaaaaagaaaccacagggTGGGAAACCTTGGAaatgtaatgagaaaaaaaaaaatttaaaccaaaaaaatgaaagaggaacCAGCTGGACAGATGCCCATAAAAGCTCTAGCTATGGGGGAATGCCTTTAGTTTTAAAAGTATAacaatggggctgggcacagtggctcatgcctataatcccagcactttgggaggccgaggtgggcagatcacctgagatcgggagttcgagactagcctggccaacatggtgaaaccccatctctaataaaaatacaaaaattagctgggcgtggtggcacacgcacctgtaatcccagctactcgggaagctgaagtaggagaatcacttgaacccaggaggcggaggtcgcagtgagccaaactgctctacagcactccagcctgggcaacagagggaaagtctgtctcaaaaatacataaatacataaatacataaataaattaattaattaattaatgggcTGTGCAgggtggcttgcacctataatcccagcactttgggaggtcaaggtaagaggatcgcttgaggccaggagtttgagactggcctgtgctacataatgagacccccgtctctacaaaaaattaaaaacaaagaattagctggCCATGtgatgcaagcctgtagtcctggctacttaggagcctgaggcaagaagatggcttgagcccaggagttcgaggctgcagtgagctatgatcccaccactgcactccagcctgagacagcaagatcttgtctcttaaagaaaaaataataataataataatatatatatacacacactatataaaaatatataagatataaaatatataataatgagTTTACTTCTGCCTGGACTatactttgaatttttatttatctaaccTAATAATGTTAAAAAGGCAGAAATaaggacaaagaaagaataaagacgAGACAACACACAAGCATTCAGAGattaaaagaggatacaaatgaGGAACCAAACACATATGGGAAGATAGAGGGGTAAGGACTCACCACGAAATACATCCCCACGCAGGGTATAGAAAGGAATCAGTACTCACAGGCCCAtgctctgacctcaggtgatatgcaaGTCCAGCCTTCGACCTATATGGTTTTCCACAGTGGTGACATTTCAGGGTCATCTTTTCCAGCTCTGCAGCCcctttgccacattttctgacATGGTAGAGATATCCCATGATGCTGGTGAAGCTACTGGAGCAACTCTGAACACAGGAGAGAAGCCTAAACTATAATCTTACATCTTTTGACATGATCCCTAAATTTCTAAACAGCCATAAAGCATTCACCACCACAAAATACAAATAGACCCTCTGATTTCAGTAGACCCTCTCCACCATCTCCCATCAGCACAACCCTTCCTTGTCTCTGGCCATCCTACTTTGATCAAGCATGATTTTCAATCAGCTTAGTCAGCCCTTGATAAACTATAACTGTGCATCTACTCTATGTCAGAGCTTTCTCCTTGGTCTGTGATCCAACCCCACCCCAATATCAAATACCCAGCAATATATACCAAAGTTCAGCACAGTGAGGGGTCACTGGGATCCTCTTCATCACATTAAAAAAAGGATGGTAAGGAAACCCCATCAAACAAAGGGAAgggggagaaaaataaatttttggaaatgaggaagaaaataaataactattaaTGATTCAAGAGACCAAGATAGTACAGAACTAGGAAGTCTACaatgaggaagagaagaaatggaaagaagaacaAAAGACATTGACCTGAGAATTCAGGCAAAAGGAATTGCTGTCCTTGGGCCCTTACCTCACGCATGCACCTGAGCTTTCCCAGTCTCTTTAGAACTGTTCGGAGCCTTTCCCTCTCACTTGGCTCATCTATTTCATCTCCAGCTTTCAAAATGGGCTAGAAATCAAGAGAAGTAAACAAGAAGATGATTCATGGAAAAGACAGACACacggaaaaaaaaatcagaggagaaTCAAGGATTGGACTGGCAGCTAAGCTGGTGCCAATGAAGCCCAAGTTTTCTGACTCCTGGTGTTCTCCATCTTCTCCTGGACAAAGGAAgtgaatataatggaaataagAGTTCtgagcctctacctcccaggataTGAACCTTTGGAGCTAACCtaaacacacaaatatttatggattCACTGCAAAGGTTTTGTTGTGCAtaactcttttatcaaaagggTCTTCTTGCTAACACCCTTATAAAATCCCAGAGCCATCTGCACTGAGATATCTACACTCACGTAAGTAAAAGacatccaggccgggcgcggtggctcacgcctgtaatcccagcacttcggcaggccaaggagggcggatcacccgaggtcaggagttcgagaccagcctggccaacatggtgaaactcagtctctactaaaaatacaaaaaattgctgggcgcgatggctcacgcctgtaatcccagcactttgggaggccgagacaggcagatcacctgaggttgggagatcgagaccagcctgaccaacatggagaaacccccatctctactaaaaatacaaaatcagccaggtgtggtggcgcatgcctgtaatcccacctactcgggaggctgaggcaggacaatcgcttgaacccaggaggcagaggttgcggtgagccgagtttgcactgttgcactccagcttgggcaacaagagcgaaactctatctcaaaaaacaaaacaaaacaaattagccaggcatggtggtgcacgcctgtagtcctaaccactcaagaggctgagacacgagaatcgcttgaatcaggaggtggaggttgcagtaagctgagatcgtgccactgcactccagcctgggcaacagagtgagactccatctcaaaaaaaaaaagacatcgaAACACtcacaaaagaaagaagacactCTTACCAAACTATTATGATTTGCCATGACGTGATACTTCATCCCTGCCAGTGAACGAAGTTGTTTCCCACAATGATGACAAGTAAACATTTCCTAGAAGGAAAAATACTGCTCAGTGCTAGGTTGTTCCACAGAGAAACAGAATGTCACGAAGTCCTACTCAAATGCTTTCATCTATGtctcctttatttctcaaactcAATAGTCAATAAATCTCAAAATCCCAGAAACTCAGTGTCATGTCTTCAAGGGCAAAATAAAGgcaattcacttttaaaataataagaatgacCGTTAACTGAATATTTGCCAAGTAATGGGCCAGGCACTCAGCCCTGTGTTACTTCTTTCTTATCCTCTCATGGACTACataggtttttattattttgtatttattattttttctctattttacaaatgaaactgGGGTCTACATATAAAAAGCTAAATGCCACACTAGTATGTGGCTAAGAGAAGATTCAAACCTAACTCTGTCAGATCCAAAGCCTGTTTCCTTTATTATACAATGCTGCTTTTCATCCATTATAACCAGCATATCCAACACAGCAAAAGAGGTCTAAAGTCTGGGTAAACATATCGTTAACAGTTATGAAACGCCAAAATATCTAACCTGCTTGCAGTTTTCCATGTGTTTCTTTAAGCCCTCTATGGTTTTCCTCCCCACTGCCTGGCAGGTAGGGCAGGAGACACTGCCTTTATCAACGATTTCTAAGTACCATTGCTCCTCCAAACTGCCtacaaaggagagaaagaaacactTTGTAATCTGCAGTATTCTCCAGAAACAAAAAGCATAATCCCACAATTTAGGAAAAGTATCATAaaatggtttttccttttcctggTAGACTGCAATGAAGAGACTCTTGCTGGGTATAACTTCTAAAAGTAGTATTTTTTAGACAGTGAAGAGTTTCTGAAAACTCCTACTCATTTCGCCATGATAAAAACCACTGAGAACCGCTCCAAAGCCCAGTTGCTTCAAGAATTAGGCAGCGACATTTTTCACCACAGGATATAACAACAGGATACTGAGAAATGTCACAGCCTGTCTGCTGAGTGTTTCTTATGTGCCTGAGACTATGCTAAATGTTTTTatccatttaattttcaaaacaattcCAACTGCCTTTATTACCCCTATTCATAGACAGGAAAACTGAGACaagaggaaattaaataaattgaggCAGGTCACAAAGTTAATGAAGAGCCAAAACTTGAGCaaaggtctgtctgactccaaactcGGGCCCTTAGTAATTGCCTCCTTAAAGAAATGCTTTAGTACCTCATTCCTTCACAGACAACACCAACAACAAATCAGAGTGTGAGAACTACATCTCACAAAActtccaaaagaaaacatacctGCTGCATAAACTGGTGGTTCCTTCCGAATACGACGGGCCTGCGATTTGGGATTGGGCTGAGTTTTAGGCCGTTGCTTCCTCCCTGACATAAGACAGAAACTTGAAGCCCAGCATGTCACCCTTGCTAATACCGAaatctcttccctctcctcctcttcaaCACCCTATTTCCCAGTCCCTCAACGGACTGACTGCCTAAGTCATGACAGAATGAAAGAGTATAATGAGGCAGGATGGAGGCCATTCCCTCCCAAACAATTCAAAGGGCTCAGAGGTCACTGAAGGGCTCAAACTAAGGCTTCTCTTTCCTTTACCCTCAAAGAATAAAGCTCAGTCACCCAGGGAAAAAGAAGTAGCAAAGTTACTGCCTTACCATAAAGCTTATGCTTCTTCTGAGGAAACTCTCGATAGTCTTCATCTTCTTCCTGCCTGGGTTTCCTTTTTCCCTTGGCTGATACTCCACCTGACCCTGAAGTaccatacaaaaacaaaacaaaaactcagcaCACTTTGTAAATGAACATCTAGGCCTGTCTTCAAAACATCATTCACAAGACCATCAAAGGGAAAGATCATCAGTGAACACAGGCCTCAGAGAAATGTCTGCAACATTTTTAGGGAAGTTGGTGTAACTTCTCATTAACTGACCCACTCcccctttctttttatattgttATCTATCCCAAATCATCCATTGTTCCTTATGAATAATAAGGGCATTCAAGCAATGTGTTTTGCTTAATCTTGACTTGAGGCTAACAAGAGGATAAGAATTGCTTAAGATAGAGGGCTAGCCACCAAGGACCCTTGAGACTGTGACGATCTAGAATATTCTCCCCTGAATAAACCTTACACCAGCCCCTAAATCATCAACAGAGGATCAAACTAGAAGAAAaggggggccaggcatggtggctcacgtctgtaatcccagcactttgggattacagactttggccgaagtgggcggattacctgaggtcgggagttcaagaccagcctgaccaacatggagaaaccccgtctccactaaaaatacaaaattagccaggtgtggtggcgcatgcctgtaatcccagctactcaggaagctgagggaggagaatcgcttgaacccaggagggtgcggtgagcctgagctcaagtcattgcactctagtctgggcaacaagagtgaaactccgtctcaaaaaaaaaaaaagaagaagaagaaaaggggaaTTCAAATCCTACAAAGAGGAAAATCAAATGCTAAGTATAATCTAGAGGAGTAAGATTAGCAGAATTTCACTCTATCACACAGCAGTTCATGAAGCTAACAGAACAGGATGCAATTGCCTAAcaccttaaatttttttaaatcactaatgAGAAACAAATATGTGGCATTTcatactctttttgttttttgagacggactctcgctctttcccaggctgcagtgcagtggcgcaatctctgctcactgcaacctccgcctcccaggttcacgccattctcctgcctcagcctcctgagtagctaggactacaggcgcccaccatcaggcctggctaattttttgtatttttagtagagacagggtttcaccgtgttagccaggatggtctcgatctcctgaccttgtgatccgcccgccttggcctcccaaagtgctgggattacaggcgtgagccaccacgcccagccggcaTTTAATACTTTTAAGAGGTACTTACAACAATCTCAAACTATAACTTTAGGAAGTGGCCCGTCTTCAGAATAAGACACTGATATTGATACCTTCGACATGAGAAGTAGCAGCTGGCTTGATCCTTCTCATCTTCATCCAGTAGGCAGATTTTCGGAAAGATGCTGGAAAATCACTCACTGGTTCACACGAGGACGCAGATGATGAACCACTTAAGGAGTCATCATGAGGGATAGTGTACTGGAAACTATTATCCTTTATGGAGCACTGGGTCCTGCTACTAatacaacataaaaatatataccacAAAGGAAGGTCTGGAGCAAAAtttctatacattattttatattataaccAAGTTGGTTACCTGTGCAGAAAACTAAGAAACCTGCTATAAAAACAGAATGTAAGTTGTAATCACCTAACAATAACAATAGTTGATCGAACAcaacatgtacaattattatcACACTTCATTGTAATAAGAGTAAGCAGTACACATAAATGATGACTTTGCAGCCCAAGTAGACATTCCTTCCTAGATTCATCTAAGAAAAGAAAGTAGGCGAAGCAATAAAGGTGTTCTGTGACCCTTCAGAAGACTCCCTGGATTTGTAACCTGGTATGTcccagcctctctctttctctgacagAGGGACAGCAACTAAAGGGTATCTCTAAGGGAAAGGAATAGTCTGTGGGCCCTAATCTGACCCATCTTCCTTCTCCCTCAGCATTCTCCCTAAAACCTGATGCCTTATCTTATTTAGGCAACATGATACTTAGCTTCCACAGCTAAAGGATGGATGCTATCTTGCATGAATTAATCTGGCCAGAGATTTCTGGTATACTGCTGAATCCAGATTCCAAAATCTAAGACCAGTCAGCATGACAGCTAAAAAACATTACTCTGTAACTACAAAGCATCTGACATTCTTCTAGGTGGCTCAAGATGCAGTAGAGCAGCAGTTCTCCAAGAGTGGTCAATGGACTCCTAGAACCTCCCTTTTCCAGCTAAATACCTGTGAGGCCTACTTTAGATTTATGGTTCAGAAAGATCCTTCTGGCTGCTCTATGGAGACAGACCATGGGAGAAAGagtaaacaaaaggaaaaaagttaactTGAATTGGCAGATTCAAGATAACACTTTAGACGTAGAGCTAATAAGAATTACACATAGAGAGGTTTGTTTGTGACATCAGGGAGTTGGAAGTAACACAGTGACCCATCCTTGCAAAATGTGATAGATGCCTACTATGGAATACTGTGCTGCTGTTAGAAGCAATAAACTAATTCTACACATAGAGACATGAACATAACTAAAAAGTATactgttgaatgaaaaaagaaaacagtatctCTAGCACAATGTCAGTTCAGCAAGCtaaaaacaaatccacacataaaGCAGCttattttaaagcttattttttaaaggagtcaTAAATATTTAAGTGCAAACATCACACTTGTTTATACAGTTTCCTCTAGGAGGGAGGGGATGGAAATGGGGATGAGTAAACATAACAGAGACTGGTTACGTCAGTATGTTACAAACAAGGAAGAATGAGTTTCGGCTCTCCACACATGAGGTCCAATAACACAAATTTAATACACAGAAGTCCTGGCTCTAGAGGGGCAGCTAAGCCCACTAAGGCCCACCCCTCCTGCTCACTGGACTctgtaaagcaaacaaaaacaagtaaattaTGCAGGGGAGTCAAAGTTGGGAGAAGTGACCCAAATGGGGTGAGTTTTCCAATTCTGTCTTTTTCCCTCAAGTATGAATTTGCAATGAGGATGAACCCCACTTGCAGAGCAGCATAGGCAGCTTCAATTCTGAAACTCCCTTCTTTCTTACCAGGTAAATCAGGAAAAAAGTTCCCTGTGGACCAGAGTTTGGGGACTGGGGGTGGGAGGAATGCTGGAGAGAAAACAGGCAAAAAAGAGAATCCCTTAATTCAATGTATGAATCCACACAAGTCACAACTTAACCTTAGCCATGAATGCGTGGCATATACCCATACGTACCAGCCTAGCAAAGACtttgaaaaccaaaatgagattgGAACTCTAATGTGACCCAAACCAAAGCAGCAAAAGCTTGGAGAACTGAAATAAGATTGGAAACACCTGCAGAAGTCTCAGACCAGCCCCTGAGCTATTCATGTTTGGGACAGCCCAAATCAACATAGCAAAGACATAAAGAACAGAACTGAGATTTTAACCAATGCCTCCAAAAGCAAGACAGAAATTTTGACCTGAACCTGAAGCAGGGTGGCCTGCTAAAACAGAAACGGCAACATTCCCCAGAAGAATTATAATAGGATCCAAAATCTACAcaaaaaatattcacaatgatGAGGATAAATTCCAAAATTATGCAACACATAAAGAACCAGGAAAATGTGAGCAATTTTCAAAGGAACAGATGACCAAAACATGCCAGCCACAAGGTGATCCAGATTTTGGGACTATCAAATActctcaacaaaaaagaaatactttcttacaaagaaaatacacaagaaatgaaggaaaaggtaGGAATCATCAGcagaaaaagaaaccataaaaaagaaccaaatgaaatcttagaactgaaaaatataatatctgaaataaaaacttatcaGATAGGTTCAGTAATAGAATGGAGATGACAGAGGAAAGAGTCTGTGAACTTGAAGACCGTTCAATAGAAATGACCCAGtctctgctgggcacagtggctcacgcctgtaatcccagcactttgggaggccgaggcaggcggatcacaaggtcaggagttcgagaccagcctgatcaacatagtgaaaccccgtctctactaaaaatacaaaagaattagccggccctggtggcaggtgcctgtaatctcagctactcgggaggctgaggcaggagaatcgcttgaacctgggaggcggaggctgcagtgagcagagatcgtgtcactgcactccagcctgggcgacagtgcgagactccatctcaaaaaaaaaaaaagaaagaaaaaaaaaacagtctgaagaacaaagagaaaaaaagattgaaaaacagTCAACAGAACCCTAATACCAAAAGTTTTAACTTAAGTGTAGCTGTAATCCCAGAGGGAGAGGCGAAAGATACTAAGgcagaaaaatacatttgaaaaaaaaaaatggtggaaaATCCCCCACAT
This genomic window from Pongo pygmaeus isolate AG05252 chromosome 12, NHGRI_mPonPyg2-v2.0_pri, whole genome shotgun sequence contains:
- the ZNF512 gene encoding zinc finger protein 512 isoform X1 — protein: MSSRLGAVPATSGPTTFKQQRSTRIVGAKNSRTQCSIKDNSFQYTIPHDDSLSGSSSASSCEPVSDFPASFRKSAYWMKMRRIKPAATSHVEGSGGVSAKGKRKPRQEEDEDYREFPQKKHKLYGRKQRPKTQPNPKSQARRIRKEPPVYAAGSLEEQWYLEIVDKGSVSCPTCQAVGRKTIEGLKKHMENCKQEMFTCHHCGKQLRSLAGMKYHVMANHNSLPILKAGDEIDEPSERERLRTVLKRLGKLRCMRESCSSSFTSIMGYLYHVRKCGKGAAELEKMTLKCHHCGKPYRSKAGLAYHLRSEHGPISFFPESGQPECLKEMNLESKSGGRVQRRSAKIAVYHLQELASAELAKEWPKRKVLQDLVPDDRKLKYTRPGLPTFSQEVLHKWKTDIKKYHRIQCPNQGCEAVYSSVSGLKAHLGSCTLGNFVAGKYKCLLCQKEFVSESGVKYHINSVHAEDWFVVNPTTTKSFEKLMKIKQRQQEEEKRRQQHRSRRSLRRRQQPGIELPETELSLRVGKDQRRNNEELVVSASCKEPEQEPVPAQFQKVKPPKTNHKRGRK
- the ZNF512 gene encoding zinc finger protein 512 isoform X2, whose protein sequence is MSSRLGAVPATSGPTTFKQQRSTRIVGAKNRTQCSIKDNSFQYTIPHDDSLSGSSSASSCEPVSDFPASFRKSAYWMKMRRIKPAATSHVEGSGGVSAKGKRKPRQEEDEDYREFPQKKHKLYGRKQRPKTQPNPKSQARRIRKEPPVYAAGSLEEQWYLEIVDKGSVSCPTCQAVGRKTIEGLKKHMENCKQEMFTCHHCGKQLRSLAGMKYHVMANHNSLPILKAGDEIDEPSERERLRTVLKRLGKLRCMRESCSSSFTSIMGYLYHVRKCGKGAAELEKMTLKCHHCGKPYRSKAGLAYHLRSEHGPISFFPESGQPECLKEMNLESKSGGRVQRRSAKIAVYHLQELASAELAKEWPKRKVLQDLVPDDRKLKYTRPGLPTFSQEVLHKWKTDIKKYHRIQCPNQGCEAVYSSVSGLKAHLGSCTLGNFVAGKYKCLLCQKEFVSESGVKYHINSVHAEDWFVVNPTTTKSFEKLMKIKQRQQEEEKRRQQHRSRRSLRRRQQPGIELPETELSLRVGKDQRRNNEELVVSASCKEPEQEPVPAQFQKVKPPKTNHKRGRK
- the ZNF512 gene encoding zinc finger protein 512 isoform X3, whose product is MKMRRIKPAATSHVEGSGGVSAKGKRKPRQEEDEDYREFPQKKHKLYGRKQRPKTQPNPKSQARRIRKEPPVYAAGSLEEQWYLEIVDKGSVSCPTCQAVGRKTIEGLKKHMENCKQEMFTCHHCGKQLRSLAGMKYHVMANHNSLPILKAGDEIDEPSERERLRTVLKRLGKLRCMRESCSSSFTSIMGYLYHVRKCGKGAAELEKMTLKCHHCGKPYRSKAGLAYHLRSEHGPISFFPESGQPECLKEMNLESKSGGRVQRRSAKIAVYHLQELASAELAKEWPKRKVLQDLVPDDRKLKYTRPGLPTFSQEVLHKWKTDIKKYHRIQCPNQGCEAVYSSVSGLKAHLGSCTLGNFVAGKYKCLLCQKEFVSESGVKYHINSVHAEDWFVVNPTTTKSFEKLMKIKQRQQEEEKRRQQHRSRRSLRRRQQPGIELPETELSLRVGKDQRRNNEELVVSASCKEPEQEPVPAQFQKVKPPKTNHKRGRK